From a single Thermodesulfobacteriota bacterium genomic region:
- a CDS encoding ABC transporter substrate-binding protein has protein sequence MKKFTYIGLFAVILLSILTSAQAQEAIRIGFFAPITGPAAADGMSAKNAVELALKEVNEAGGIRGRKVELIIYDDRLNPQEAVAIANKLIEKDKVIGVVSGSYSGPTRVTAPIFQKAGIPMVVGYAVHPDVTWDPKEKKPNDFIFRNGFLGEVEGAAAAEFAVKHLKAKRISIISMDNDFGRAISAGFAERAEKLGSQILTKQMYKFPGEKDFRPFLTRIKEGNPDLIFAAGYYNEAASIVRQAKELGITTQILGEEGFDSPKFLEIAGPAAEGVIIATNLDRDDPRPVVQNFLTNYRKAYNEDADMVGASSYDAFMILVDAIRKAGTDPKAIQKALLETKDYNGLTGKISRFVQGEVIKPVQIQIVRGGKFRRLAVIDNPEVIPPPPKQ, from the coding sequence ATGAAAAAGTTCACTTACATAGGATTATTTGCAGTCATTCTCCTTTCCATCCTTACCTCTGCACAAGCCCAGGAGGCGATCCGGATCGGGTTTTTTGCCCCGATCACGGGGCCGGCCGCAGCCGACGGGATGAGCGCCAAAAACGCGGTGGAACTGGCCTTGAAGGAGGTGAACGAGGCCGGTGGCATCCGCGGGAGGAAGGTGGAGCTGATCATCTACGATGATCGGCTCAACCCCCAGGAGGCCGTGGCGATCGCCAACAAATTGATCGAAAAAGACAAGGTCATCGGTGTGGTCAGCGGTTCTTACAGCGGTCCCACCCGGGTGACGGCTCCCATCTTTCAGAAGGCGGGGATTCCCATGGTGGTCGGCTATGCGGTCCATCCCGATGTGACGTGGGATCCGAAGGAGAAGAAACCGAACGACTTCATCTTTCGAAACGGGTTCCTCGGAGAGGTCGAGGGGGCTGCGGCAGCCGAGTTTGCGGTCAAACATTTGAAGGCCAAGCGGATCTCCATCATCTCCATGGACAACGATTTCGGAAGGGCCATCTCCGCGGGGTTTGCCGAGAGGGCAGAGAAGTTAGGATCGCAGATCCTCACCAAACAGATGTATAAATTCCCAGGGGAGAAGGACTTCCGGCCCTTCCTCACCCGAATCAAAGAAGGAAACCCGGACCTGATCTTTGCCGCAGGGTACTACAACGAGGCGGCCTCGATCGTCCGCCAAGCCAAAGAGCTCGGCATTACCACGCAGATCCTCGGTGAAGAGGGTTTCGACTCCCCGAAGTTTTTAGAGATCGCAGGCCCGGCGGCTGAAGGCGTCATCATTGCCACCAACCTCGACCGCGACGACCCCAGGCCGGTCGTCCAGAACTTCTTGACCAATTATCGGAAGGCTTATAACGAGGATGCGGATATGGTGGGCGCCTCCAGCTACGATGCCTTTATGATCCTCGTCGATGCGATCCGCAAAGCCGGAACCGATCCCAAGGCGATTCAGAAGGCCCTGCTTGAGACCAAGGACTACAATGGCTTGACCGGAAAGATCAGCCGGTTCGTCCAGGGTGAGGTGATTAAGCCCGTTCAAATCCAGATCGTCCGGGGCGGCAAATTCCGAAGGCTTGCCGTGATCGATAACCCCGAGGTGATCCCCCCGCCTCCGAAACAGTAG
- a CDS encoding branched-chain amino acid ABC transporter permease has translation MLIQQLANGIAMGSVYALVSLGLTMVYGILRILHVAHAGVYALGAYIGLFSFKLTGDFWVSLLIGMAGSALAGYLIERLLYSPLLHLPRIAPLIVSIGLFIAMEEAFRIIAGPHTLTYNARIGIGDVSIGSFRLTETQILILLVTFGALIFLWVFLTRTRTGLAMRACAQDAETASAFGVNVRAIIAINFLFGSAMAGAAGVLIGVYDNQVWPTMGAIPAYKALAIVVLGGLGNIPGTVLAALGVGLAETFFIGILAIPFPRDAVAFIAMILVLMFKPYGLLGKG, from the coding sequence ATGCTCATCCAGCAACTCGCCAACGGGATCGCCATGGGGAGCGTCTATGCCCTTGTCTCCTTGGGCCTGACCATGGTCTATGGCATCCTCCGGATCCTCCACGTGGCCCATGCAGGGGTCTATGCCCTGGGCGCCTACATCGGCCTCTTCTCCTTCAAGCTCACGGGAGATTTCTGGGTTTCGTTGCTGATCGGGATGGCAGGGTCAGCCCTTGCAGGCTACCTCATCGAGCGCCTCCTCTATTCGCCCCTCCTTCATCTGCCGAGGATTGCGCCCCTTATCGTCTCCATCGGCCTCTTCATCGCGATGGAGGAGGCCTTCCGGATCATCGCCGGCCCCCATACCCTCACCTACAATGCCCGGATCGGAATCGGGGACGTCTCGATCGGAAGCTTCCGTCTCACCGAGACGCAGATCCTCATCCTCCTGGTGACCTTTGGGGCCCTGATCTTCCTCTGGGTCTTCCTCACCCGGACGAGGACCGGCCTGGCCATGCGGGCCTGTGCCCAGGATGCTGAAACCGCCTCGGCCTTCGGCGTCAACGTGAGGGCGATCATCGCCATCAACTTCCTCTTCGGGTCGGCCATGGCCGGGGCTGCAGGCGTCCTCATCGGCGTTTACGACAATCAGGTCTGGCCCACCATGGGCGCGATTCCGGCCTACAAGGCCTTGGCCATCGTCGTCCTTGGAGGGCTGGGAAACATCCCGGGAACGGTGCTGGCTGCCCTCGGCGTAGGGCTGGCCGAGACCTTCTTCATCGGCATCTTGGCCATTCCTTTTCCGAGGGATGCGGTGGCCTTCATCGCGATGATCCTGGTGTTGATGTTCAAGCCTTATGGATTGTTAGGGAAGGGGTAA
- a CDS encoding branched-chain amino acid ABC transporter permease, which yields MSGYLITILITLLIYAMLAHSLNIITGQAGQISLGHAAFMAIGAYTSAMLYTEAGFSFWFSLPLAGLVAGAIGALLSIPCLRVRDDFLAITTMGIGFVAEAVFLYTPFFGGAMGIGGIDLPKWFGREMTKPEYFLLIVVVFGLLLLLDHRLGRSWIGLAWASIREDELAAGALGVHVVRFKVLAFVLGSAIAGLAGGFYAHFLSFIMPQNFGFGQSIAILCMVVFGGIGTRWGPILGAVILGLLPELFRPIMEYRTLLYGLLLLAMMRFQPGGLLGEESTIPKTLKRFFLRRRGGE from the coding sequence ATCAGCGGCTATCTCATCACCATCCTCATCACCCTCCTGATCTATGCCATGCTGGCACACAGCCTTAACATCATCACCGGCCAGGCAGGCCAGATCTCCCTCGGCCATGCGGCCTTCATGGCGATCGGCGCCTACACCTCGGCCATGCTTTACACGGAGGCCGGTTTTTCCTTCTGGTTCAGCCTCCCCCTGGCGGGCCTCGTGGCCGGAGCGATCGGAGCCCTTCTCTCCATCCCCTGCCTGCGAGTCCGGGATGACTTTCTGGCCATCACCACGATGGGAATCGGCTTTGTGGCGGAGGCGGTTTTCCTCTATACTCCTTTTTTCGGAGGCGCCATGGGCATCGGGGGGATCGATCTCCCGAAATGGTTTGGCAGGGAGATGACCAAGCCCGAATATTTCTTGCTCATCGTCGTGGTCTTCGGGCTTCTCCTCCTCTTGGATCACCGGTTAGGGCGATCCTGGATCGGTCTGGCCTGGGCCTCCATTCGCGAGGACGAACTGGCCGCGGGAGCCCTGGGAGTCCACGTCGTCCGATTTAAAGTCCTCGCCTTCGTCTTGGGAAGCGCAATTGCCGGCCTCGCGGGAGGGTTTTACGCCCACTTTTTGAGCTTCATCATGCCCCAGAATTTCGGCTTCGGTCAATCGATCGCCATCCTCTGCATGGTCGTCTTCGGCGGGATCGGAACACGTTGGGGGCCGATTCTGGGCGCGGTCATCCTGGGCCTACTCCCCGAACTCTTCCGACCCATCATGGAATATCGGACCCTACTTTACGGGCTGCTCCTTTTGGCGATGATGCGGTTTCAGCCCGGAGGTCTCCTCGGGGAAGAATCGACGATCCCAAAAACCCTGAAGCGGTTCTTTCTCCGCCGCAGGGGGGGTGAGTGA
- a CDS encoding ABC transporter ATP-binding protein, with amino-acid sequence MPLLEVSNLGKEFDGLKALDGVSFSAEPGEILGLIGPNGAGKTTLFNIITGIFPPTAGEIFFQGKAIHTLKTHEISRLGISRTFQIVRPFQNLDVETNILIALGHASYPSLRRSLGLCRTPDHLREVQRLIDRTGLGPFAGQLAKNLPLGIKKRLEIARALALKPRLLLLDEPSGGLRFEESVQLMGLIRQIREEGIGVLLIEHNMQVIMDLCKRIVVLDHGTKIAEGSPEEIRSNPLVIQAYLGKEA; translated from the coding sequence ATGCCCCTGCTCGAAGTCTCGAATCTCGGCAAGGAGTTCGATGGACTGAAGGCCCTCGACGGGGTCAGTTTTTCAGCCGAACCCGGAGAGATCCTCGGCCTCATCGGACCCAACGGCGCGGGGAAGACGACCCTTTTCAATATCATCACCGGGATCTTTCCCCCCACAGCGGGAGAGATATTCTTCCAGGGAAAGGCCATCCACACCCTCAAGACCCACGAGATCAGTCGGCTTGGAATCAGCCGGACCTTTCAGATCGTCCGGCCTTTTCAGAATCTCGATGTGGAGACCAATATCCTGATCGCCCTCGGGCACGCCTCCTATCCCTCCCTGAGAAGGTCCTTGGGACTGTGCCGGACTCCGGATCATCTTCGGGAGGTCCAGAGGTTGATCGATCGAACCGGCTTAGGGCCATTCGCCGGTCAGTTGGCGAAAAACCTCCCCCTCGGGATTAAGAAACGACTGGAGATCGCCCGGGCCCTGGCCCTGAAGCCCAGGCTGCTCCTTCTGGACGAGCCCTCCGGGGGGCTTCGTTTCGAAGAGTCGGTTCAATTGATGGGGCTGATCCGACAGATCCGGGAGGAGGGGATCGGGGTGTTGCTCATCGAACATAACATGCAGGTGATCATGGATCTCTGCAAGAGGATCGTGGTGCTCGATCATGGGACGAAGATTGCAGAAGGCTCTCCGGAGGAGATCCGTTCGAATCCGCTGGTGATTCAGGCCTATTTAGGAAAGGAAGCCTGA
- a CDS encoding ABC transporter ATP-binding protein, translating into MLEVRQIEVAYGEFLALKGVSFTVREGELVTIIGANGAGKSTILRTVMGLERCRKGAILFQGEEITGTPSHVRARLGISMVPEGRKSFPDLTVVENLLMGGYIEKDRKKLQNRMEEAFQLFPVLRERQNQVSKTLSGGEQQMLAIARALMSKPRVILMDEVSLGLMPIYVEETFRVIRDLHRQGVTILLVEQNARKALSVADRGYVLETGEVILSDTSEVLANHPLVKKAYLGGA; encoded by the coding sequence ATGCTCGAGGTGCGTCAGATCGAGGTGGCCTATGGCGAGTTCTTAGCTCTCAAAGGGGTGAGCTTTACGGTGAGGGAGGGTGAACTGGTCACCATCATTGGAGCCAATGGAGCGGGAAAGAGTACGATCCTTCGGACGGTCATGGGTCTGGAGAGGTGCCGAAAAGGGGCCATCCTCTTTCAGGGAGAGGAGATCACCGGGACTCCTTCCCATGTCCGGGCGCGGCTGGGCATCAGCATGGTCCCGGAGGGGAGGAAATCCTTTCCGGACCTCACCGTGGTCGAAAATCTGCTCATGGGCGGTTATATTGAGAAGGACCGGAAGAAGCTCCAAAACCGGATGGAAGAAGCTTTCCAGCTCTTTCCGGTGCTCCGGGAGAGACAGAATCAGGTGAGCAAGACCCTGAGCGGAGGGGAACAACAGATGCTGGCCATCGCCCGGGCCCTCATGTCGAAACCCAGGGTCATTTTGATGGACGAGGTCTCCTTGGGGTTGATGCCGATCTACGTGGAGGAAACCTTTAGGGTGATCCGGGACCTTCATCGTCAGGGCGTGACGATCCTTCTTGTGGAGCAGAACGCCCGAAAGGCCCTTTCCGTGGCAGACCGGGGTTATGTGCTCGAAACGGGAGAGGTGATCTTGAGCGATACGAGCGAGGTCCTCGCCAACCACCCCCTGGTGAAGAAGGCCTATCTCGGGGGAGCATGA
- the hutU gene encoding urocanate hydratase produces MVGVQVGIRAPRGTQLTCKSWQTEAALRMLMNNLDPEVAEKPAELIVYGGSGKAARNWEAYHLLVKCLMDLEKDETLLVQSGKPVGIFKTHEDAPRVLISNAMLVPHWANWEKFRELEELGLTMYGQMTAGSWIYIGTQGILQGTYETFAAAAKKHFGGSLRGRLVLSGGLGGMGGAQPLAATMNEGVFIGVEVDPNRIKRRLETGYLDVMTDRLEDALIMALSAKEKGMAKSIGLVGNTAEGLPEIVKRGIIPDLVTDQTSAHDALNGYVPAGLGLDQALELRKKDPQEYIRRSMESMAIHVRAMLDFQKRGAIVFDYGNNLRAQAYQAGVKEAFDYPGFVPAFIRPLFCEGKGPFRWAALSGDPEDIYKTDEAILRTFPDDVSLTRWIRLAREKVKFQGLPARICWLGYGQRARIGKVFNDMVARGELKAPLVIGRDHLDSGSVASPYRETEGMKDGSDAIADWPILNALLNVAAGATWVSVHHGGGVGIGYSIHAGMVVVVDGTKEAERRLERVLTTDPGTGVMRHADAGYEEAIETAKEKGIKIPGITLYQK; encoded by the coding sequence ATGGTCGGCGTTCAGGTGGGGATTCGGGCACCGAGGGGAACCCAATTGACCTGCAAGAGCTGGCAGACCGAAGCGGCCTTGAGGATGCTGATGAACAACCTCGATCCGGAGGTGGCCGAAAAGCCGGCCGAGCTGATCGTCTACGGAGGCTCGGGCAAGGCCGCACGAAACTGGGAGGCCTACCACCTGCTGGTCAAATGCCTCATGGATCTGGAGAAGGACGAGACCTTGCTTGTGCAGTCGGGCAAACCGGTGGGAATCTTCAAAACCCATGAGGACGCGCCCAGGGTCCTCATCTCCAATGCGATGCTCGTCCCCCACTGGGCCAACTGGGAGAAATTTAGGGAACTCGAAGAGCTCGGGCTCACGATGTATGGTCAGATGACTGCCGGCAGCTGGATCTACATCGGCACCCAGGGGATCCTTCAAGGGACCTATGAGACCTTTGCCGCTGCGGCAAAAAAGCACTTCGGCGGGTCCCTCAGGGGTAGGCTCGTCCTCTCCGGAGGGCTGGGGGGGATGGGCGGGGCCCAGCCCCTTGCGGCCACCATGAACGAGGGCGTTTTCATCGGCGTGGAGGTGGATCCGAATCGGATCAAACGCCGCCTCGAGACGGGCTACCTCGATGTGATGACGGACCGGCTTGAGGATGCGCTCATCATGGCCCTGAGCGCAAAGGAGAAGGGGATGGCGAAGTCGATCGGCCTCGTCGGAAATACGGCCGAGGGGCTTCCCGAAATCGTGAAGAGGGGGATCATCCCAGACCTCGTCACCGACCAGACCTCCGCCCACGATGCGCTCAATGGGTATGTGCCGGCGGGCTTGGGCCTCGATCAGGCTCTCGAACTCCGTAAAAAGGATCCCCAGGAGTACATCCGGAGGTCGATGGAGTCGATGGCAATTCATGTCAGGGCCATGCTCGACTTCCAAAAGAGAGGGGCCATCGTCTTCGACTACGGCAACAATCTCCGGGCCCAGGCCTATCAGGCAGGGGTGAAGGAGGCCTTCGATTATCCGGGGTTTGTCCCGGCCTTCATCCGGCCCCTCTTCTGCGAAGGCAAAGGCCCCTTCCGATGGGCCGCCCTTTCAGGAGACCCTGAAGATATCTACAAGACGGACGAGGCGATCCTCAGGACCTTTCCCGACGATGTCTCCTTGACCAGGTGGATCCGTCTGGCAAGGGAGAAGGTCAAATTTCAGGGCCTGCCTGCACGGATCTGCTGGTTGGGCTATGGTCAGAGGGCGCGCATCGGCAAGGTCTTCAACGATATGGTGGCCAGGGGGGAGTTGAAAGCCCCTCTGGTGATCGGAAGGGACCATCTTGATAGCGGCTCGGTGGCCTCGCCCTATCGCGAGACCGAAGGGATGAAGGACGGAAGCGATGCCATCGCGGACTGGCCCATCCTCAACGCCCTTCTCAACGTGGCTGCCGGTGCCACTTGGGTCTCGGTCCATCATGGCGGAGGGGTGGGGATCGGTTATTCCATCCATGCGGGCATGGTCGTGGTCGTGGATGGGACGAAGGAGGCGGAGCGGAGGCTGGAACGGGTCCTCACGACCGATCCCGGTACAGGCGTGATGCGGCATGCCGATGCCGGCTACGAGGAGGCGATCGAGACGGCCAAAGAGAAGGGGATCAAGATTCCAGGCATAACCCTCTATCAGAAATGA
- the hutH gene encoding histidine ammonia-lyase, with protein MKTQRGNEKRTKTIVLDGHSLSLEEVREVAEGRAIVEISPEAVERVRRCREFVERALAQGEKMYGVTTGFGLLADQVIDHSQIEALQRNLIRSHCVGVGPYFDEETTRAIMLLRANVLAKGHSGVRPEVVQTLLAMINLGVHPLLPEQGSVGASGDLAPLAHLASVLMGEGEALYHGKRMSGRKAMEKAGIPILTLKAKEGLSLINGTQVMTAVAILSLLRAERLCKMADIIGACTLDALKGSFRAFDLDIDRVRPYPGSFAVSRNFKKLGQRDEIAESHKSCSKIQDAYSLRCIPQVHGAVRDALAFVRKTLEIEVNASTDNPLIFPDKGKILNCGNFHGEPVAFAMDLLGIVVSELGSISERRIEKLINPALSGLPAFLTTEGGLHSGLMMVQVSAASLASENKVLAHPASVDTIPTSADKEDHVSMGTIAARKGREIVRNVEHILAMELLCATQGLEFHLPLRPGLGIHEAYRAVRERVPAIKGDRRFSKDIQVIYQMIASGELLQRVEKVVGELD; from the coding sequence ATGAAGACCCAGAGAGGAAACGAAAAAAGGACAAAGACCATCGTACTGGACGGTCACTCTCTCAGCCTGGAAGAGGTTCGGGAGGTGGCCGAGGGAAGGGCGATCGTCGAGATTTCTCCCGAGGCCGTTGAACGGGTCCGGCGATGCCGGGAATTTGTCGAGCGGGCCCTGGCGCAGGGCGAGAAGATGTACGGGGTGACGACGGGGTTCGGCCTCCTTGCCGATCAGGTGATCGATCACTCCCAGATCGAGGCCCTTCAGAGAAACCTCATCCGGAGCCACTGCGTGGGAGTGGGGCCCTATTTCGACGAAGAGACGACGCGGGCCATCATGCTGCTTCGGGCCAACGTCCTCGCCAAGGGCCATTCGGGGGTTCGGCCGGAGGTCGTCCAGACCCTCCTTGCGATGATCAACCTCGGCGTCCATCCCTTGCTCCCGGAACAGGGGTCGGTGGGCGCAAGCGGAGATCTTGCCCCCCTGGCCCATTTGGCCTCCGTGCTCATGGGAGAGGGCGAGGCCCTCTACCATGGGAAACGGATGTCGGGGAGGAAGGCCATGGAGAAGGCCGGGATTCCCATCCTCACGCTGAAGGCCAAAGAGGGCCTCTCCCTGATCAACGGCACGCAGGTGATGACCGCGGTGGCCATCCTCTCCCTGTTGCGCGCGGAGCGGCTCTGCAAGATGGCCGATATCATCGGGGCCTGCACCCTGGATGCCCTGAAAGGCAGTTTCCGGGCCTTTGACCTCGATATCGACCGGGTCAGGCCCTATCCCGGCTCCTTTGCCGTCTCGAGGAACTTCAAGAAGCTGGGCCAGAGGGACGAGATCGCCGAGTCGCATAAGTCCTGTTCCAAGATCCAGGACGCCTACTCCCTGAGGTGCATCCCCCAGGTCCACGGCGCGGTGAGGGATGCCTTGGCCTTCGTCCGGAAGACCCTCGAGATCGAGGTCAATGCCTCGACCGACAACCCCCTCATCTTCCCTGATAAGGGCAAGATCCTCAACTGCGGAAACTTTCACGGAGAGCCCGTGGCCTTCGCCATGGACCTTTTGGGAATCGTCGTCTCCGAGCTGGGAAGCATCTCGGAGCGGAGGATCGAGAAGCTGATCAATCCCGCCCTCTCCGGGCTTCCCGCCTTCCTCACCACCGAGGGAGGGCTCCACTCGGGGCTGATGATGGTGCAGGTCAGCGCAGCCTCCCTCGCCTCGGAAAATAAAGTGCTCGCCCATCCGGCAAGCGTCGATACCATTCCCACCTCCGCGGACAAAGAGGATCATGTCTCCATGGGGACGATCGCCGCAAGAAAAGGCCGTGAGATCGTCCGAAACGTCGAACACATCCTGGCGATGGAGCTCCTCTGCGCCACCCAGGGATTGGAGTTTCACCTCCCCCTTCGGCCGGGATTGGGGATCCACGAGGCCTACCGTGCCGTCCGGGAGAGGGTCCCGGCCATCAAAGGGGATCGACGGTTCAGCAAGGACATTCAGGTGATCTACCAGATGATCGCCTCGGGAGAGCTGCTTCAACGGGTCGAGAAGGTCGTGGGGGAATTAGATTAA
- a CDS encoding methyltransferase domain-containing protein — translation MPPDRYYTTQLSGERLRQCYDIAPPRVKQYLEAEIEHVLSQIDSSHLVLELGCGYGRVLERLAQKARKVVGIDTSWASLRLARERLAQLSHCFLLQMDAACLGFADRSFDRVVCIQNGISAFKVDPKELLRESLRITRVGGRVLFSSYSEKFWKDRLEWFVRQAEAGLIGEIDWGLTRDGVIVCRDGFRATTYGPADFLALLPGPQREITLQEVDESSLFFEVLI, via the coding sequence TTGCCTCCGGATCGGTACTACACCACCCAACTTTCGGGCGAACGATTAAGACAATGCTACGACATCGCTCCTCCAAGGGTGAAGCAATATCTGGAGGCCGAAATCGAGCACGTCCTGAGCCAGATCGACTCCTCCCATCTCGTCCTGGAGCTGGGATGCGGTTACGGCCGGGTCCTCGAAAGGCTGGCGCAGAAGGCCAGAAAGGTCGTCGGCATCGACACCTCTTGGGCCAGTCTGAGGCTCGCCAGGGAGCGTCTCGCCCAACTTTCCCACTGCTTCCTCCTTCAGATGGATGCGGCCTGCCTTGGCTTTGCGGATCGATCGTTCGACCGGGTCGTCTGTATCCAGAACGGGATCTCGGCCTTCAAGGTCGATCCGAAGGAGCTGTTGCGGGAGAGCCTCCGGATCACCCGGGTCGGAGGAAGGGTCCTCTTCTCGAGCTATTCCGAAAAGTTCTGGAAAGACCGACTGGAGTGGTTTGTCCGACAGGCGGAGGCGGGGCTGATCGGTGAGATCGACTGGGGCCTCACCCGTGACGGGGTCATCGTCTGCCGCGATGGGTTCAGGGCGACGACCTATGGGCCTGCGGATTTCCTCGCCCTGCTTCCCGGCCCCCAGAGGGAGATCACCCTCCAAGAGGTGGACGAGTCCAGTCTCTTCTTCGAGGTCTTAATCTAA
- a CDS encoding TRAP transporter large permease subunit, producing MSSEQLGLIFLAALLVGIFAGFPIAFTLIILSIVFGYIGFGETVFPLMVYQTLGVMKEETLAAVPLFIFMGHLLEKAGLMERLFTSFQHLLGGVRGSLYLGVLLTATIFATATGIIGASVTVIGIMAAPAMMKSKYDVRLSAGTITAGGTLGILIPPSVMLVVMGPVAGVSVVKLFGAAILPGLLLSVLYISYAMIRSYLNPELGPPLPPEQRLTSSRKIVGEFMSGILPMAFIIFSALGSIILGLATPTEAAAMASTASLLLTLAYRRLTWSTLKEAVYKTLQTSSMILFLGMASNIYGAVFTRLGTSTMIAKSLLGLQIPPLGLIALVMLIIFLLGWPLEWPAIVFIFLPIFLPVVQELKMDLLWFTTLVAVNLQTAFLSPPVAMAAYYLKAVAPQWELKDIYRGMIDFMILQMIGLALVFFFPPIATWLPGLLFS from the coding sequence ATGAGCTCCGAGCAGTTAGGGTTGATTTTTCTGGCCGCCCTTCTCGTCGGCATCTTCGCGGGGTTTCCGATCGCCTTCACCCTGATCATCCTCTCCATCGTCTTCGGCTATATCGGATTCGGAGAAACCGTCTTCCCCCTGATGGTCTATCAGACCCTCGGCGTCATGAAAGAGGAGACCCTGGCGGCGGTTCCCCTCTTCATCTTCATGGGCCATCTTCTCGAGAAGGCGGGGTTGATGGAACGCCTCTTCACCTCCTTCCAGCACCTGCTGGGTGGGGTGAGAGGGTCTCTCTACCTGGGCGTCCTTCTGACCGCCACGATCTTTGCCACCGCCACCGGTATCATCGGTGCTTCGGTCACGGTGATCGGCATTATGGCGGCTCCCGCCATGATGAAGAGCAAGTATGACGTGAGGCTCTCAGCAGGGACGATCACGGCTGGAGGGACGCTGGGCATCCTCATCCCCCCCAGCGTGATGCTCGTGGTGATGGGCCCGGTGGCCGGAGTGTCGGTGGTCAAGCTCTTCGGCGCGGCGATCCTTCCAGGCCTCCTGCTCTCGGTTCTCTATATCAGTTATGCCATGATCAGAAGCTATCTCAACCCCGAGCTTGGCCCCCCCCTTCCGCCGGAGCAGCGGCTCACCTCGAGCCGAAAGATCGTGGGTGAATTTATGTCGGGCATCCTTCCCATGGCCTTCATCATCTTTTCGGCCTTGGGGAGCATCATCCTCGGGCTTGCGACGCCCACCGAGGCTGCGGCCATGGCCTCAACGGCCTCCCTCCTCCTGACCCTGGCCTACCGCCGCCTGACCTGGTCGACCCTCAAAGAGGCCGTTTACAAGACCCTCCAGACCTCCAGCATGATCCTCTTCTTGGGGATGGCCTCCAATATTTACGGGGCCGTCTTCACCCGCCTCGGGACGAGCACGATGATCGCCAAATCGCTCCTCGGCCTCCAGATCCCTCCCCTGGGGCTTATCGCCTTGGTCATGCTCATCATCTTCCTGTTGGGGTGGCCCCTCGAATGGCCGGCCATCGTCTTCATCTTCCTCCCCATCTTTCTCCCGGTCGTCCAGGAGTTGAAGATGGACCTGCTCTGGTTCACGACGCTGGTCGCGGTAAACCTTCAGACCGCCTTTCTCTCGCCGCCGGTGGCGATGGCCGCCTACTACCTTAAAGCCGTCGCTCCCCAATGGGAACTGAAGGACATCTACCGGGGCATGATCGATTTCATGATCCTCCAGATGATCGGACTGGCACTGGTCTTCTTCTTCCCTCCCATTGCGACCTGGCTCCCGGGGCTGCTCTTCAGTTAA
- a CDS encoding TRAP transporter small permease subunit has product MNSYPKVLQRVIRTIDAIGEWSGRIVGWLILPLVFSLTYEVIARYGFKSPTVWAFDISYMLYGTLFMLGAMYTLKNNGHIRTDMLYDRWSPRKQGWVNVISYFFLFFPGMIFFFISGLEVTIHSWAILEKSDLSPWRPPLYPFKTVIPLTALLLMIQGVSEFLKSLHAALKGEWI; this is encoded by the coding sequence ATGAATTCCTATCCTAAAGTCCTACAAAGGGTAATACGCACCATCGATGCCATCGGAGAATGGTCAGGAAGGATTGTGGGATGGTTGATCCTCCCTCTCGTCTTCAGCCTCACCTACGAGGTCATCGCCCGATACGGGTTCAAGTCGCCCACCGTCTGGGCCTTCGATATCTCCTACATGCTCTATGGGACCCTTTTCATGTTGGGCGCGATGTACACGTTGAAAAACAACGGCCACATCCGGACGGATATGCTCTACGATCGCTGGTCTCCGAGAAAGCAGGGATGGGTCAACGTCATCTCCTATTTCTTCCTCTTCTTTCCGGGGATGATCTTCTTCTTCATCTCCGGGCTGGAGGTGACGATCCACTCCTGGGCGATCCTCGAAAAGTCGGACCTCAGCCCCTGGCGGCCCCCGCTCTACCCCTTTAAGACCGTCATCCCGCTGACCGCCCTTCTCTTGATGATTCAAGGCGTCTCCGAATTTCTTAAGAGCCTCCACGCCGCCCTGAAGGGAGAGTGGATATGA